Sequence from the Sphingomonas suaedae genome:
CCGACACGCACCGCATCGGCATCGTCCCCGGTTCCGACACCGGCGCATTCGAAATGGCGATGTGGACGATGCTCGGCGCGCGCGGCGTCACCACGCTCGCCTGGGAGAGCTTTGGCGAGGGCTGGGTGACCGACGCGGCCAAGCAGCTCAAGCTCGATCCGACGGTCCTGCGCGCCGATTATGGCCAGCTGCCCGACCTGTCGCAGATCGACTGGAACACCGATGTGCTGTTCACCTGGAACGGCACGACCAGCGGCGTGCGCGTGCCCCATGGCGACTGGATTCCGGACGACCGCGCGGGCCTGACCTTCGCCGATTCGACCAGCGCGGTGTTCGCCTATGACCTGCCCTGGGACAAGATCGATGTCGCGACCTTCAGCTGGCAAAAGGTGCTGGGCGGAGAGGGCGGCCATGGCGTCCTGATCCTCGGCCCGCGCGCGGTCGAACGCCTCGAAACCTACACCCCCGCATGGCCGCTGCCCAAGGTGTTCCGCCTGATGGCCAAGGGCAAGCTGGCCGAGGGCGTGTTCAAGGGCGAGACGATCAACACCCCGTCGATGCTGGCGGTCGAGGACGCGATCTTCGCGCTCGAATGGGCCAAGTCGCTCGGCGGCCTCGACGGGCTGATCGCGCGCAGCGATGCCAATGCCGCCGCGCTCGACCAAATCGTCGCGGAGCGCGACTGGCTCGGCCATCTCGCCGCCGATCCGGCGTCGCGGTCGAAGACCAGCGTGTGCCTGACGGTCGAGGGCGCCGACGAAGCGTTTATCAAGAAGTTCGCATCGCTGCTCGAGGCCGAGGACGCCGCCTATGACGTCGCCGGCTATCGCGACGCCCCGCCGGGGCTGCGCATCTGGTGCGGCGCAACAGTCGACACCGCCGATATCGCCGCGCTCGGCCCCTGGCTCGACTGGGCCTACGCCACCGCGAAGGCTGCCTAACCCAATAGCCCTCTCCCCTTCAGGGGAGAGGGTTGGGAGAGGGGCAGTCCCTCTCGAATTTTCCATATCATTTGACAGGGCCGGACGAGACACTGCCCCTCTCCCCGGCCCTCTCCCCTGAAGGGGAGAGGGAGATT
This genomic interval carries:
- a CDS encoding phosphoserine transaminase, with the protein product MTEFVAADAGTASIAKPATKPARPHFSSGPCAKPPGWDASKLATEVLGRSHRSKLGKARLQYCIDLMREMLRLPDTHRIGIVPGSDTGAFEMAMWTMLGARGVTTLAWESFGEGWVTDAAKQLKLDPTVLRADYGQLPDLSQIDWNTDVLFTWNGTTSGVRVPHGDWIPDDRAGLTFADSTSAVFAYDLPWDKIDVATFSWQKVLGGEGGHGVLILGPRAVERLETYTPAWPLPKVFRLMAKGKLAEGVFKGETINTPSMLAVEDAIFALEWAKSLGGLDGLIARSDANAAALDQIVAERDWLGHLAADPASRSKTSVCLTVEGADEAFIKKFASLLEAEDAAYDVAGYRDAPPGLRIWCGATVDTADIAALGPWLDWAYATAKAA